One Desulforhopalus sp. DNA segment encodes these proteins:
- a CDS encoding ABC transporter permease: MTVRPLVLSLGILALWQGIVIFTGAPAYILPGPWPVARALVTEFPVLLGHLAITSLEMLVGLLLGIFLGTSCALAMIVSARLKGWLLPLLVISQALPVFALAPVLVLWLGYGMASKIAMALLIIFFPVAASFYQGMRRTNPELLELARIMGAGPAATLRYITIPSGLPAFAAGVRMAAAVAPIGAVVGEWVGASSGLGYYMLHANGRMQIDRMFAALAVLAGVSLLLSFIVDRLLARLIFWEPEKGKNS, encoded by the coding sequence GTGACCGTCAGACCTCTCGTGCTTAGCCTCGGCATCTTGGCCCTGTGGCAGGGCATTGTCATTTTCACCGGCGCCCCGGCCTATATCCTGCCCGGCCCCTGGCCGGTCGCCAGGGCCTTGGTGACGGAGTTTCCAGTCCTGCTTGGCCACCTAGCGATTACCTCCCTGGAGATGCTTGTCGGTCTGCTGCTCGGCATCTTCCTCGGCACCTCCTGCGCCCTGGCGATGATCGTTTCGGCCCGGCTGAAAGGGTGGCTGCTGCCGCTTCTTGTCATCAGCCAGGCCCTGCCGGTCTTTGCCCTCGCCCCGGTGCTGGTCCTGTGGCTCGGTTACGGTATGGCCTCGAAGATCGCCATGGCCCTGCTTATCATCTTTTTTCCGGTGGCCGCCTCCTTTTATCAGGGGATGCGGCGCACCAATCCGGAACTGCTGGAGCTTGCCCGGATCATGGGGGCGGGGCCCGCCGCCACCCTCCGTTATATCACCATCCCCTCCGGGCTCCCGGCCTTTGCCGCCGGGGTGAGGATGGCCGCGGCGGTGGCGCCGATCGGCGCGGTGGTGGGGGAGTGGGTGGGGGCGAGTTCCGGCCTCGGCTATTATATGCTCCACGCCAACGGCCGCATGCAGATCGACCGGATGTTTGCCGCCCTGGCGGTTTTGGCGGGGGTCTCTCTCCTCCTGTCTTTTATCGTTGACCGCCTTCTCGCAAGGCTCATCTTCTGGGAACCAGAAAAAGGAAAAAACTCATGA
- a CDS encoding class I SAM-dependent methyltransferase, with amino-acid sequence MTTDKKDFDAAASTWDENPARVKLAGEVAEAIIRRVSPNRAMNAADFGCGTGLLSLKLQPLVASITGIDSSPGMLEILRAKVDIGKLTNVRTQLVDVEKGEVLAGSYDLITSCMTLHHIADPKALLGHLSSALAPGGILAVADLDPDGGLFHDDNTGVHHFGFDRGMVRAMFAGAGLLDIEDGTATELVKPAAGGTKRNFSVFLVSGRKG; translated from the coding sequence ATGACCACAGATAAAAAGGATTTTGACGCAGCAGCGTCCACTTGGGACGAGAACCCGGCGCGGGTCAAACTGGCCGGAGAGGTGGCGGAGGCGATCATCCGCCGGGTTTCGCCGAACCGGGCAATGAATGCCGCCGATTTCGGCTGCGGCACCGGGCTGTTGAGCCTGAAACTCCAGCCGCTGGTCGCCTCGATCACCGGCATCGACAGCTCGCCGGGGATGCTCGAAATCCTGCGGGCCAAGGTCGATATCGGCAAATTGACCAATGTTCGTACCCAGTTGGTCGATGTCGAGAAGGGCGAGGTCCTGGCCGGGAGCTATGACCTGATCACTTCCTGCATGACTCTGCATCATATCGCCGATCCGAAGGCCCTGCTCGGCCATCTCAGCAGTGCCCTTGCCCCTGGCGGCATCCTGGCCGTCGCCGACCTCGATCCGGACGGTGGCCTCTTCCACGACGACAACACCGGCGTTCACCACTTCGGTTTCGATCGGGGAATGGTGCGGGCGATGTTCGCCGGTGCCGGATTGCTCGACATTGAGGACGGTACCGCCACCGAACTCGTCAAACCCGCTGCCGGCGGGACAAAGAGAAACTTCTCGGTCTTTCTGGTCAGCGGCCGGAAGGGATAA
- a CDS encoding ABC transporter substrate-binding protein, which yields MKRLLKIVASLVVAACLLPAAQAIAGEKLTVLLDWYINPDHAPLYVALEKGFFAARGLDVELIAPANPNDPPKLVAAGQADIAVSYQHQHQVQVDQGLPLTRIATLVATPLNCLVVLADGKIQTLADMKGKTVGYSVGGFETTLLQAMLAGAGLTLQDVKLVNVNFSLAPALLAGRVDAVIGAFRNFELNQMAIEGRPGRAFFVEEYGVPAYDELILVAKNTATADPKMRRFVDALEEGVQYLVNHPEESWKMFTSHGRENLDDELNRRAWRDTLPRFALRPGALDRNRYVRFAAFLQKQDMVKTVPPLAGWAIELP from the coding sequence ATGAAAAGATTGCTGAAAATCGTAGCCTCTCTTGTCGTGGCGGCATGCCTGCTGCCTGCCGCCCAAGCCATCGCCGGAGAAAAATTGACTGTTCTTCTCGACTGGTATATCAACCCCGACCATGCACCCTTGTATGTTGCCCTGGAAAAGGGCTTTTTTGCCGCGCGAGGCCTGGACGTCGAGCTTATTGCCCCGGCCAATCCCAACGATCCGCCGAAGCTGGTGGCGGCCGGCCAGGCCGATATCGCCGTGTCGTACCAGCACCAGCACCAGGTTCAGGTCGATCAGGGTCTGCCGCTCACCCGCATCGCCACCCTGGTCGCCACCCCCCTCAACTGCCTGGTGGTTTTGGCCGATGGCAAGATCCAGACCCTTGCCGATATGAAGGGCAAGACGGTCGGCTATTCGGTGGGCGGCTTTGAAACCACTCTGCTGCAGGCGATGCTGGCGGGAGCGGGTTTGACGCTGCAGGATGTCAAGCTGGTCAATGTCAACTTTTCTCTCGCCCCGGCATTGCTGGCTGGCCGGGTTGATGCGGTGATCGGTGCCTTCCGCAATTTTGAACTCAACCAGATGGCCATCGAGGGGCGGCCGGGCCGGGCATTTTTCGTTGAGGAATACGGCGTCCCGGCCTACGACGAATTGATCCTCGTCGCCAAGAACACCGCCACCGCTGACCCGAAGATGCGCCGCTTTGTCGATGCCCTGGAAGAAGGGGTGCAGTACCTGGTCAATCACCCCGAGGAGAGCTGGAAGATGTTTACCAGCCATGGCCGGGAAAATCTCGATGACGAGCTGAACCGCCGCGCCTGGCGTGATACCCTGCCGCGCTTTGCCCTCAGGCCGGGCGCCCTCGATCGCAACCGCTATGTTCGTTTTGCCGCCTTTCTCCAGAAACAGGACATGGTAAAGACGGTACCACCGCTTGCCGGCTGGGCGATTGAGCTTCCTTGA
- a CDS encoding LysE family translocator translates to MLTIEFLVTSLIVVLIPGTGVIFTVSTGLVQGRKASVFAALGCTAGILPHLMATVLGLAAVMHTSALVFQALKYAGVAYLLYIAYATWRDKSAFTVDDSPSASTAAGLVVKAFLLNILNPKLTIFFLAFLPQFVQPGTTEPLAQLLLLSGVFMAMTFAVFVVYGFLAHAFRRVVIESPRVQGWFRKGFAAVFVGLGAHLAFTEK, encoded by the coding sequence ATGTTGACCATCGAATTTCTCGTCACCTCGCTCATCGTGGTCCTCATCCCGGGAACCGGGGTCATCTTTACCGTATCGACGGGCCTGGTCCAAGGCCGGAAGGCAAGTGTCTTCGCGGCACTCGGGTGCACGGCGGGGATTCTGCCGCATCTCATGGCGACGGTCCTGGGGCTGGCCGCGGTCATGCATACCAGCGCCCTGGTTTTTCAGGCCCTCAAATATGCCGGCGTTGCCTACCTGCTCTATATCGCCTATGCCACCTGGCGGGACAAATCGGCCTTCACCGTCGACGATAGCCCATCGGCCAGTACGGCGGCGGGCCTGGTCGTCAAGGCGTTTTTGCTCAATATCCTCAATCCGAAGCTGACTATTTTCTTTTTGGCCTTCCTTCCGCAGTTTGTCCAACCAGGCACAACCGAGCCGCTTGCCCAGCTTTTGCTGCTGAGCGGGGTATTCATGGCCATGACCTTTGCCGTGTTCGTGGTTTATGGCTTTCTCGCTCATGCCTTTCGTAGGGTGGTTATTGAGTCGCCACGTGTTCAAGGGTGGTTTCGAAAGGGTTTTGCCGCGGTCTTTGTCGGTCTTGGGGCGCATCTCGCCTTCACTGAAAAATGA
- a CDS encoding beta-lactamase family protein translates to MPISTVNHGDMQQRMDALVNGYLDRKAFSACSLGFVAARQGETCRDAWYYGTTGFAPGDSAVSGDTCFDLASLTKPMVTALAVLLLASSGTVKFDDRLVKYFPKIASDKADISLRQLINHTSGLSAHQPYYLELIQLPQEERRDFLIAKILGEKLCNIPGTNCLYSDLGFILLGWIVEQVSGLPLDRFFEKHILEPLAIDRTQIFFIPQGHTFRLSRQAAQRSFKKQAGHGASGFAATGICPWSGQVLRGTVHDDNCRALGGVAGHAGLFATLAGTLAWIEGILAELQGKSCRLGLSEEILQGFRSRESGSGYIYGFDTPSLLGSSSGRYFFRLSFGHLGFTGTSLWMDLSRGCGIVLLTNRILAPDGLQAIKTLRPEVHDLIMGYLASKE, encoded by the coding sequence ATGCCGATAAGCACCGTCAATCATGGTGACATGCAGCAAAGAATGGACGCGCTGGTAAACGGCTATCTCGACCGGAAGGCCTTCTCGGCATGTTCGCTCGGTTTTGTTGCCGCAAGGCAGGGAGAGACCTGCCGGGATGCCTGGTATTACGGCACGACAGGCTTTGCTCCGGGCGATTCGGCAGTGTCAGGAGATACCTGTTTTGACCTGGCCTCGCTGACCAAACCGATGGTGACGGCCCTGGCGGTTTTGCTCCTGGCGAGCAGCGGGACAGTGAAGTTTGATGACCGCCTGGTAAAATATTTCCCTAAGATTGCAAGCGACAAGGCCGACATTAGCCTTCGCCAGCTCATCAACCACACCTCCGGTCTGTCCGCCCATCAACCGTATTACCTTGAACTCATTCAGCTTCCCCAAGAGGAGAGGCGAGATTTCCTGATCGCCAAAATCCTCGGCGAAAAACTCTGCAATATCCCCGGTACAAATTGCCTGTACAGCGATCTGGGGTTTATCCTGCTCGGCTGGATCGTTGAACAGGTCTCAGGACTCCCCCTCGACCGGTTCTTCGAGAAACACATCCTGGAGCCGCTGGCCATCGACCGGACGCAAATCTTCTTTATACCGCAAGGGCATACGTTTCGTTTGAGCAGACAAGCTGCTCAACGCAGCTTTAAGAAACAGGCAGGGCATGGGGCAAGCGGCTTTGCCGCGACCGGCATCTGCCCGTGGTCGGGACAGGTCTTGCGGGGGACTGTCCATGATGACAACTGCCGGGCCCTGGGAGGCGTGGCCGGGCATGCCGGGCTCTTTGCAACGCTTGCCGGGACACTGGCATGGATCGAAGGAATCCTGGCGGAGCTGCAGGGCAAAAGCTGTCGCTTGGGCCTCAGTGAGGAGATATTGCAGGGTTTTAGGAGCAGAGAAAGTGGCTCAGGCTATATTTACGGATTTGATACGCCTTCTCTCCTGGGATCAAGCAGCGGCCGGTATTTCTTCCGGCTGTCCTTCGGCCATCTCGGTTTTACCGGGACATCCCTGTGGATGGATCTGAGCCGTGGCTGCGGCATTGTCCTGCTGACCAACAGGATTCTGGCACCGGATGGCCTGCAGGCCATCAAAACACTGAGGCCCGAGGTGCATGATTTGATCATGGGCTATTTGGCCAGTAAAGAATAA